A region of Jannaschia sp. W003 DNA encodes the following proteins:
- a CDS encoding HAD-IA family hydrolase — translation MKPCVIFDLDGTLCDTSLDLIAAANAAFRHLGRDTALDADDPAHRAAALKGGRSMLRAGLARLGEVDEDEVDRGYQPLLDAYAEAVCVHTTFFPGAREAVARLREAGYAVGICTNKPEGLAVALMEGLGASAEFHALVGADTLPVRKPDPEPLRETIRRAGGHPERAILVGDTTTDRDTAEAAGLPCLLVGFMDPVDHLVRDGSELLADFAALDAAAHRLTAAEAQRIA, via the coding sequence ATGAAACCATGCGTCATCTTCGACCTCGACGGGACGCTGTGCGACACGTCGCTCGACCTGATCGCGGCCGCCAACGCCGCGTTCCGGCACCTCGGCCGCGACACCGCGCTGGATGCGGACGACCCCGCGCACCGGGCCGCGGCGCTGAAGGGCGGGCGCTCCATGCTGCGCGCGGGGCTGGCCCGTTTGGGCGAGGTGGACGAAGACGAGGTCGATCGCGGCTACCAGCCCCTGCTCGACGCCTACGCCGAGGCGGTCTGCGTCCACACCACCTTCTTTCCCGGCGCCCGCGAGGCGGTGGCGCGACTCCGCGAGGCGGGCTACGCGGTCGGCATCTGCACCAACAAGCCGGAGGGGCTCGCGGTGGCGCTGATGGAGGGCCTCGGCGCCTCGGCCGAGTTCCACGCGCTCGTGGGTGCCGACACGCTGCCCGTGCGCAAGCCCGACCCCGAGCCCCTGCGCGAGACGATCCGCCGGGCGGGCGGGCACCCGGAGCGCGCGATCCTCGTGGGCGACACCACCACCGACCGCGACACCGCCGAGGCCGCCGGGCTGCCCTGCCTGCTGGTGGGCTTCATGGATCCGGTCGACCACCTCGTGCGGGACGGCTCGGAACTGCTCGCCGACTTCGCCGCGCTCGATGCCGCCGCGCATCGCCTGACCGCTGCCGAGGCGCAGCGGATCGCCTGA
- a CDS encoding DegT/DnrJ/EryC1/StrS aminotransferase family protein, whose translation MERFAKSFTRQEPIPEPAIEAAVRVMRSGALHRYGAEPSEVAALEREFAASVGAAHALAVASGGYAMTAALRALGVGPGDPVLTNAWTLAPVPGAIAAVGARPVLVEVDDSLRIDLGDLEVKLPQARVLLVSHMRGHLADMEALMALCDAAGVAVVEDCAHTMGAAWNGRPSGRWGAVGCFSCQTYKHVNAGEGGLVCTDDPDLAARMILLSGSYMLYARHGTAPAEAVFARHKGTVPNVSGRMDELRAAILRPQIGALPRQVERWNALYRALEDAFRDAPGLAVVERPQAEAFVGSSIQVLAHDPARVPAFLAACAAWGVEWKWFGGAEAHGFTSRHHHWGYVAPQRLPRSDAILARLLDMRVPLTFDAADCALIGRIVAAEAARHLGAPSRARDPA comes from the coding sequence ATGGAACGCTTCGCCAAGTCCTTCACCCGGCAGGAGCCGATCCCCGAGCCCGCGATCGAGGCCGCCGTGCGCGTCATGCGCTCCGGCGCGCTGCACCGCTACGGCGCGGAGCCGAGCGAGGTGGCGGCGCTGGAGCGGGAGTTCGCCGCGAGCGTAGGGGCCGCCCACGCCCTCGCCGTGGCCTCGGGCGGCTACGCCATGACCGCCGCCCTGCGCGCGCTGGGCGTGGGCCCGGGCGATCCGGTGCTCACCAACGCCTGGACCCTCGCGCCCGTGCCCGGCGCGATCGCCGCCGTGGGCGCGCGCCCCGTGCTGGTGGAGGTGGACGACTCCCTGCGGATCGACCTCGGCGACCTCGAAGTGAAGCTTCCGCAGGCCCGCGTGCTCCTCGTCAGCCACATGCGCGGCCACCTCGCCGACATGGAGGCGCTGATGGCCCTGTGCGACGCCGCCGGCGTGGCCGTGGTCGAGGACTGCGCCCACACCATGGGCGCGGCCTGGAACGGCCGGCCCTCGGGGCGCTGGGGCGCGGTGGGCTGCTTCTCGTGCCAGACCTACAAGCACGTGAACGCGGGCGAGGGGGGGCTGGTCTGCACCGACGACCCGGACCTCGCCGCGCGCATGATCCTCTTGTCGGGCAGCTACATGCTCTACGCCCGTCACGGCACCGCGCCCGCCGAGGCGGTCTTCGCCCGCCACAAGGGCACGGTCCCCAACGTCTCGGGCCGCATGGACGAGCTGCGTGCCGCGATCCTGCGCCCCCAGATCGGGGCGCTGCCCCGGCAGGTGGAGCGCTGGAACGCCCTCTACCGCGCCCTGGAGGACGCGTTCCGGGACGCCCCCGGCCTCGCGGTCGTCGAGCGCCCGCAGGCCGAAGCCTTCGTCGGCTCCTCGATCCAAGTGCTGGCCCATGATCCCGCCCGCGTGCCCGCCTTCCTCGCCGCCTGCGCCGCGTGGGGCGTGGAGTGGAAGTGGTTCGGCGGCGCTGAGGCCCACGGGTTCACTTCGCGCCACCACCACTGGGGCTACGTGGCGCCCCAGCGCTTGCCGCGCTCCGACGCGATCCTCGCCCGGCTCCTCGACATGCGCGTGCCGCTGACCTTCGACGCCGCGGACTGCGCCCTGATCGGACGGATCGTGGCCGCCGAGGCGGCGCGGCACCTCGGCGCCCCGTCACGCGCCCGCGATCCGGCGTGA